Below is a genomic region from Dehalococcoidia bacterium.
GGAGATATCATCGCTTTTCATCCGCCGACGGACCCGGAGGTGATCGTCGCCCACCGGGTGATCGAGGTTCGAGACACGGTTCCCCGCAGCTTTCAGACCAAAGGGGATGCCAACGAGGATGCCGATAGCTATACCGTGGAGGCCGCCGCCGTAGTGGGCGAAGTGCGCTTTCACGTTGCCGGTGCGGGCCGTACTGCGGACCGGATCAAGGACTTTGCCGGATCGCAATGGGTGTTCCCGGTCTTTCTGGGATTGCCGGGAGCGCTGATCATTGCATCGGAGATGCGGACCATTGCGTCCGCTCTGGACCCAAGGACGAGGAGATCGGAACGATGGAAGGAAATGGAAGAGAAGCGCCGCAAAAAAAGAAGGGCACTG
It encodes:
- a CDS encoding signal peptidase I, whose protein sequence is MGRNWGLKHRIRKPHPLAVAGKWLGGIVLVVVVTTALLGFGLPYAAGAKWLTVLSGSMTPTLDVGGLVLVWPIDDGAIKEGDIIAFHPPTDPEVIVAHRVIEVRDTVPRSFQTKGDANEDADSYTVEAAAVVGEVRFHVAGAGRTADRIKDFAGSQWVFPVFLGLPGALIIASEMRTIASALDPRTRRSERWKEMEEKRRKKRRALMKNHTG